One Vampirovibrio chlorellavorus genomic window carries:
- a CDS encoding TIGR02757 family protein, protein MTKKQPPKAPPKAVQKTGTKTSKPKGKAHATRPAKARFSGLATPKSPAGWQALAPALDALVSQYKVPSYIDSDPIQIPYRYVDNPKACELVAFITALFSYGRRDFIIETINGLFQITENDPVGFMESFNRQRDAKLFQHFIYRFNKGPDVAFLWERLQWVYTTYGSLEALFQEAVERGLKADPSVTRLKAGITGVNDALLNHQEPNSYGLKFLFAHPGKGGACKRFNMFLRWMVRQDEEPGGKVDFGLWKKALHPADLLIPLDTHVMKMNRKLGLSPRHDGSWRTAEEITAVFRQLCPQDPVKYDYALFGFSLDKRASEELLALAGNHKAPKS, encoded by the coding sequence ATGACAAAAAAACAGCCGCCCAAAGCCCCTCCCAAAGCAGTTCAAAAAACGGGCACCAAGACCTCAAAGCCCAAGGGCAAAGCGCATGCCACCCGGCCCGCCAAGGCCAGGTTCTCTGGGTTGGCGACCCCTAAAAGTCCGGCAGGCTGGCAGGCTTTGGCCCCGGCTCTGGATGCTCTGGTCTCTCAATACAAAGTGCCCAGCTATATTGACAGCGATCCCATTCAAATTCCCTATCGCTACGTGGACAACCCCAAGGCCTGCGAACTGGTGGCCTTCATCACCGCCCTGTTTAGCTATGGGCGGCGGGATTTCATTATCGAGACCATCAACGGGCTGTTTCAGATCACCGAAAACGACCCGGTGGGATTCATGGAGAGTTTCAACCGACAGCGGGACGCCAAACTGTTTCAGCACTTCATCTATCGCTTTAATAAAGGCCCGGACGTGGCCTTTCTGTGGGAGCGGCTGCAGTGGGTCTATACCACCTACGGGTCACTGGAAGCCTTGTTTCAGGAGGCCGTTGAACGTGGGCTTAAGGCCGATCCTTCCGTCACCCGGCTGAAAGCGGGCATTACGGGGGTGAACGATGCCCTGCTGAACCATCAGGAACCCAACAGCTACGGGCTGAAATTTCTGTTTGCCCACCCCGGTAAAGGCGGGGCCTGCAAGCGCTTCAACATGTTTTTGCGCTGGATGGTTCGCCAAGATGAAGAACCGGGCGGCAAAGTGGACTTTGGCCTGTGGAAAAAGGCCCTGCATCCAGCCGATTTGCTGATTCCACTGGACACCCATGTGATGAAAATGAACCGCAAGCTGGGCCTTAGCCCCCGACACGATGGCTCCTGGCGCACCGCCGAGGAAATTACAGCGGTTTTCCGGCAGTTGTGCCCGCAAGATCCGGTCAAATACGATTACGCCCTGTTTGGCTTCAGTCTGGACAAACGCGCCTCCGAGGAGCTGCTGGCCCTGGCCGGAAATCATAAAGCGCCAAAATCGTAA
- a CDS encoding homogentisate 1,2-dioxygenase, with protein sequence MYPLVKGIVALQAHVALPQGTFEEEHGRDGFYGPVSHLYRTHAPTGWSRIEGPLKPRAFDCLTAKPTDPGGILDRVPLLYNEDVVVHMARPTKPMPFYFRNADGDEIYFIHKGHGTLETDFGPLLFEPGDYLVIPRGTTYRLLPETTDNAFLVIESFSRIRQPDRGLMGQHALYDPALVKTPSPQPIQDDSEWEVQIKRLNEITSVFYPFNPMDVVGWKGDLTVWQLNIRDFRPVMSHRAHLAPSVHTTFQGQGFVVCSFVPRPLEEDPEAVRVPFYHRNIDYDEVLFYHAGNFFSRDGIDAGMITFHPQGIHHGPHPKAVEASKQKTATDEVAVMLDTEKPLRMTEAAQATEWPDYYLSWQAK encoded by the coding sequence ATGTATCCACTGGTAAAGGGTATTGTGGCGCTTCAGGCCCATGTGGCGCTGCCGCAGGGTACGTTTGAAGAAGAGCATGGGCGCGATGGCTTTTACGGGCCAGTGTCCCACTTGTATCGCACCCACGCTCCCACAGGCTGGAGTCGGATCGAGGGCCCGTTGAAGCCCCGGGCCTTTGACTGCCTGACCGCAAAGCCAACCGATCCGGGGGGCATTCTGGATCGGGTACCCCTGCTGTACAACGAGGATGTGGTGGTGCATATGGCTCGCCCCACCAAGCCCATGCCCTTTTACTTCCGCAATGCCGACGGGGATGAGATTTATTTCATCCACAAGGGCCATGGCACCCTGGAGACGGACTTTGGTCCGTTGTTGTTTGAACCGGGCGATTATCTGGTCATTCCCCGGGGAACCACCTACCGCCTGCTTCCTGAAACCACGGACAACGCCTTTCTGGTAATTGAATCCTTCAGCCGCATCCGCCAGCCAGACCGGGGGCTGATGGGGCAGCATGCCCTGTATGACCCGGCCCTTGTCAAAACGCCGTCGCCCCAGCCCATTCAAGATGACAGCGAATGGGAGGTGCAAATCAAGCGCCTCAACGAGATAACCTCTGTGTTTTACCCGTTTAATCCCATGGATGTGGTGGGTTGGAAGGGGGATCTGACCGTCTGGCAGCTCAATATTCGGGATTTCAGGCCGGTCATGTCTCACCGGGCCCACTTGGCCCCCAGCGTCCACACTACCTTTCAGGGTCAAGGCTTTGTGGTCTGTTCCTTCGTGCCTCGCCCCCTGGAGGAAGATCCCGAAGCCGTTCGCGTCCCCTTTTATCATCGCAACATCGATTACGATGAAGTGCTGTTTTACCACGCGGGCAACTTTTTCAGTCGAGACGGCATTGATGCAGGCATGATCACCTTCCACCCCCAGGGCATTCATCACGGGCCGCACCCCAAGGCGGTGGAGGCCAGCAAGCAAAAAACAGCCACCGATGAAGTGGCGGTCATGCTGGATACCGAAAAGCCGCTGCGCATGACCGAAGCGGCCCAGGCCACCGAGTGGCCGGACTATTACTTATCCTGGCAAGCCAAATAG
- a CDS encoding phosphopentomutase: MSFKRVFVVVVDAWGVGALPDAPDYGDSLDCNTMGNIDKHADRLSLPNFEKLGLGNILNLNRVKPQEKPLGSYGKMSEFSRGKDTTTGHWEMAGIYLETPFPTYPEGFPPEIVERFKRETGIKNILGNKPASGTKILEELGMQHLETGDPIVYTSADSVFQIAAHIGPKSKVDLATLYQWCETAREILDGPHKVSRVIARPFIGTSPDTFKRVGKDRRDYAVLPPEATVLNRIREAGAVVLGVGKIEDIFCFSGLTHSIHTGSNPEGLEVLNKIIRQEQNLDELSLEKKALSDYPQADKQFVFVNLVETDSNYGHRRDVNGYARALEEVDAGLGRVLEALGPDDLLMISADHGCDPTAPGSDHTREYVPILLYSPQLPGVNLGIRESFADIGKTTLAWLGLENPAQRGRNMLESIQHPQASLV, encoded by the coding sequence ATGTCGTTCAAACGTGTTTTTGTAGTTGTTGTAGATGCCTGGGGCGTGGGCGCCCTGCCCGATGCCCCCGATTATGGGGACAGCCTGGACTGCAACACCATGGGCAACATTGACAAACACGCTGATCGCCTGAGCCTGCCCAACTTTGAAAAACTGGGACTGGGCAACATACTGAATTTAAACCGGGTCAAGCCGCAGGAAAAGCCGCTGGGCAGCTACGGCAAAATGTCGGAGTTCTCCCGCGGCAAGGACACCACCACCGGCCACTGGGAAATGGCCGGTATTTATCTGGAAACCCCCTTCCCCACCTACCCGGAGGGCTTCCCCCCAGAGATTGTGGAGCGCTTCAAGCGGGAAACCGGGATCAAAAACATTTTGGGCAACAAACCGGCTTCCGGCACCAAAATTCTGGAAGAACTGGGCATGCAGCACCTGGAAACGGGCGACCCCATTGTCTACACCAGCGCCGATAGCGTGTTCCAGATTGCCGCCCACATTGGCCCGAAAAGCAAAGTGGATTTGGCCACCCTGTACCAGTGGTGCGAAACGGCCCGTGAAATTCTGGACGGCCCGCACAAGGTCTCCCGGGTCATTGCCCGTCCTTTTATCGGCACCAGCCCGGACACCTTCAAACGGGTGGGCAAAGACCGCCGGGACTACGCCGTATTACCCCCTGAGGCCACCGTGCTGAACCGCATCCGGGAAGCCGGGGCTGTGGTGCTGGGCGTGGGGAAAATTGAAGACATTTTCTGCTTCTCTGGCCTAACCCATTCTATTCATACCGGCAGCAACCCGGAAGGGCTGGAAGTGCTGAATAAAATCATTCGCCAAGAGCAAAATCTGGATGAATTAAGCCTGGAAAAGAAGGCCCTCAGCGATTACCCGCAAGCGGACAAGCAGTTTGTCTTCGTCAATCTGGTGGAAACCGACAGCAACTACGGCCACCGCCGTGATGTGAACGGCTACGCCCGGGCTCTGGAAGAAGTGGACGCCGGACTGGGACGTGTTTTGGAAGCGCTGGGCCCGGATGACCTGCTGATGATTTCCGCGGACCACGGTTGCGACCCCACCGCCCCCGGCTCGGATCACACCCGTGAGTACGTGCCCATTCTGCTTTACAGCCCCCAATTACCCGGCGTGAATCTGGGCATTCGGGAATCCTTCGCTGATATCGGTAAAACCACGCTGGCCTGGCTGGGTTTGGAAAACCCGGCCCAACGCGGACGCAACATGCTGGAAAGCATCCAGCACCCGCAAGCCAGTTTGGTCTAG
- a CDS encoding flavin reductase family protein — protein MSEVNIPFITIDPTQNSNQDNYKLLIGSVLPRPIAFVSTQSVDGALNLAPFSFFTAVCSEPPTILFCPMVRGSDGGKKDTLRNIESTGEFVVNIVSEDIVAQMNATAGEFPFGVSEFEQAGLTPAPSEVVQPPRVLESPVSLECQLQQIIPVGPGGVGSGNLVLGTVVRFHVRQDLYQGGRIDTALLKPVARLAGSAYCPVRDVFEVARPS, from the coding sequence ATGAGCGAAGTGAACATTCCCTTTATTACCATTGACCCGACCCAAAATTCCAATCAGGACAACTACAAACTGCTGATTGGCAGTGTGTTGCCCCGGCCCATCGCTTTTGTGTCCACCCAGTCCGTGGATGGGGCCCTGAACCTGGCCCCCTTCAGCTTTTTTACTGCCGTTTGCTCGGAGCCGCCCACCATTTTGTTTTGCCCCATGGTCAGGGGTTCCGACGGGGGGAAAAAGGATACCCTGCGTAATATTGAATCGACTGGCGAGTTTGTGGTCAATATCGTCAGTGAGGACATTGTGGCCCAAATGAACGCCACGGCGGGTGAGTTTCCCTTTGGGGTCAGCGAATTCGAACAGGCCGGGTTAACACCGGCCCCTTCCGAGGTGGTTCAACCGCCCCGGGTGCTGGAATCCCCGGTCAGTCTGGAGTGTCAATTGCAGCAGATCATTCCGGTGGGCCCGGGCGGGGTGGGCAGCGGAAATCTGGTGCTGGGCACCGTGGTGCGTTTTCACGTGCGCCAAGACCTCTATCAGGGCGGACGCATTGATACGGCCCTGCTGAAACCGGTGGCCCGTTTGGCGGGTTCCGCCTACTGTCCGGTGCGGGACGTGTTTGAAGTGGCCCGTCCCTCCTGA
- the metH gene encoding methionine synthase, with the protein MPNLHRQASNHSFFKQCQEKVLLFDGGMGSMLQTYPLTEDDFEGLEGCNEILVRTRPHVIQEIHAAYFEAGADVVETNSFGSASIVLAEYDIADQAYDLSYRAAKIAKEVALDFSTKGNKSRFVAGSIGPTTKLPTLGHIAYDDLKAAYVDQVCGLVDGGADMLLIETCQDLLQTKAALAAVSKVRRSLNRYIPTMVQVTIETTGTMLVGMDIASVVTALQPYDIDVLGMNCATGPQEMAAHVRYLSQNSPFYISCLPNAGIPENVGGKAHYHLSPEDLAAHLQHFVKDLGVHIVGGCCGTTPKHIKAVDNLIGGLAPGPREIRYENSLSSLYTSVPMFQNPPPVLVGERTNSNGSKKFRDLLAEDNYDALVDIGRHQLEQGAHLLDVCTAYVGRDEVKDMVETITRFNAQLDLPLMIDSTEAPVIEAALKLVAGKTIVNSINLEDGEERLEVILPLCKEFGAAVVALTIDEEGMAKTAQRKFEIAQRIYQLSTEKYGIQPGDIVFDTLTFTLGSGDEEFRKAGMETIEAIRLIREAYPEVGFVLGISNISFGLKPALRHVLNSVFLHYAMEAGLNMAIINSAHLLPLHRISEKERELCRQLIFDERQFAEDGTVTYDPLIELMAYFEEHGGTTVEKKKKELPEQIEERLKYRIINGEKTGLEPDINEALTQYPALSIINDILLDGMRTVGELFGKGEMQLPFVLQSAEVMKACVALLEPHMEKVEGGHSKGVMVLATVKGDVHDIGKNLVDIILTNNGYKVINLGIKQPLETMLTALDEHNADAIGMSGLLVKSTAIMKDNLIAMKERGLNVPVVLGGAALTKRFVEEDCQNVYDGRVYYAKDAFSGLYAMELIMGKETAQGAGELSPPAELSKVLVAPGGEPVYQAVGEITLGGSGLSVDDPDYLKRCPEIRLDVDIPQPPFWGTRVITELDLTEIYPYLNQQALFSGQWQVKRGNRSVREHEAFVAEKIVPILDSLKRRVIEERLLLPKVIYGFFPCQSEGNSLLVYRPEPWQANGTQAIWERFTFPRGGQKKQCLADFFAPVDSGRMDVVALQIVTMGQEASKYALDLFNANNYSDYLYFHGFGVEMAEALAEYWHKRVREEWGIAGQDAADIKRLFAQGYQGSRYSPGYPACPNLEDQTHFFSLLAPERIGIELSEEFMLEPEQSTSALIVHHPQARYFDVR; encoded by the coding sequence ATGCCCAATTTGCACCGTCAGGCGTCTAATCATTCCTTTTTTAAGCAGTGTCAGGAAAAGGTACTGTTGTTTGATGGCGGCATGGGCAGCATGTTGCAGACTTACCCCCTCACAGAAGATGATTTTGAGGGGCTGGAAGGGTGCAACGAGATTCTGGTGCGCACCCGGCCCCACGTCATTCAGGAAATCCATGCGGCCTACTTTGAAGCCGGGGCCGATGTGGTGGAAACCAACAGCTTTGGCTCGGCCTCTATCGTTCTGGCTGAGTACGATATCGCCGATCAGGCCTACGATTTGAGCTATCGGGCGGCCAAAATCGCCAAGGAAGTCGCGCTAGACTTCAGCACCAAGGGGAATAAATCCCGCTTTGTGGCCGGTTCCATTGGCCCTACTACCAAACTGCCCACCTTGGGCCACATCGCCTACGATGACCTGAAAGCCGCTTATGTGGATCAGGTGTGTGGGCTGGTGGATGGCGGGGCGGACATGCTGCTGATTGAGACCTGTCAGGATTTATTGCAAACCAAAGCGGCGCTGGCCGCGGTGAGCAAGGTGCGCCGCAGTCTGAATCGCTACATTCCCACCATGGTGCAAGTGACCATTGAAACCACCGGCACCATGCTGGTGGGCATGGACATCGCCTCGGTGGTGACGGCATTGCAGCCCTATGATATTGATGTATTGGGCATGAACTGCGCCACCGGCCCGCAGGAGATGGCCGCCCATGTGCGTTATTTATCGCAGAATAGCCCGTTTTATATTTCCTGCCTGCCCAACGCCGGGATCCCGGAAAACGTGGGCGGCAAGGCCCACTACCACCTGTCGCCTGAGGATTTGGCCGCCCACTTGCAGCACTTTGTGAAAGATTTGGGCGTGCATATCGTGGGCGGTTGCTGCGGCACCACCCCCAAGCACATCAAGGCCGTGGATAACCTCATTGGCGGGCTGGCCCCGGGCCCACGGGAAATCCGCTATGAAAACAGCCTGAGCAGCCTGTACACCAGTGTGCCCATGTTTCAAAACCCACCGCCGGTGTTGGTGGGTGAACGCACCAACTCCAACGGCAGCAAAAAATTCCGGGATCTGCTGGCGGAAGATAACTACGACGCCCTGGTAGACATCGGACGGCACCAATTGGAGCAAGGGGCTCATTTGCTGGATGTTTGCACCGCCTACGTGGGCCGGGACGAAGTGAAGGATATGGTGGAAACCATCACCCGCTTCAACGCCCAGCTGGACTTGCCCCTGATGATTGACTCCACGGAAGCCCCGGTCATTGAAGCCGCCCTCAAGCTGGTGGCCGGGAAAACCATCGTCAACTCCATCAACCTGGAAGACGGCGAGGAGCGACTGGAAGTCATTTTGCCCCTATGCAAAGAATTTGGGGCCGCCGTGGTGGCCTTAACCATTGATGAAGAAGGGATGGCCAAGACGGCCCAGCGCAAGTTTGAAATTGCTCAGCGTATTTATCAGCTCTCCACGGAAAAATATGGCATTCAGCCGGGCGACATCGTTTTTGACACGCTCACCTTCACCCTGGGCAGTGGGGATGAGGAATTTCGCAAGGCCGGAATGGAAACCATCGAGGCCATCCGCCTGATTCGGGAGGCTTACCCCGAAGTGGGTTTTGTGCTGGGAATCAGCAATATCAGCTTTGGCCTCAAGCCCGCCCTGCGGCATGTGCTGAACAGCGTGTTCCTGCACTACGCCATGGAAGCCGGACTGAATATGGCCATCATCAACAGCGCTCACCTCTTGCCCCTGCACCGCATTAGTGAAAAAGAGCGGGAGCTGTGCCGCCAACTGATTTTTGATGAACGGCAATTCGCCGAAGACGGCACGGTGACGTATGACCCCTTGATTGAGTTGATGGCCTATTTTGAGGAACACGGCGGCACCACCGTTGAGAAAAAGAAAAAAGAACTGCCCGAGCAGATTGAGGAGCGCCTCAAGTACCGCATCATCAACGGGGAAAAAACTGGGCTGGAACCTGATATTAACGAAGCGCTCACCCAATATCCAGCCCTGAGCATTATCAACGATATTTTGCTGGACGGCATGAGAACCGTGGGTGAACTCTTCGGCAAAGGGGAAATGCAACTGCCCTTTGTGCTGCAATCGGCGGAAGTGATGAAGGCTTGTGTGGCCCTGCTGGAACCGCACATGGAGAAGGTGGAGGGCGGGCACTCCAAGGGCGTGATGGTACTGGCCACCGTCAAGGGCGATGTGCATGATATCGGCAAGAATCTGGTGGATATCATCCTGACCAACAACGGGTACAAAGTAATCAACCTGGGTATCAAGCAGCCGCTGGAAACCATGTTAACGGCGCTGGACGAGCATAACGCCGATGCCATTGGCATGAGCGGCCTGTTGGTAAAGTCCACGGCCATTATGAAAGATAATCTTATCGCCATGAAGGAGCGGGGACTGAACGTGCCGGTGGTACTGGGCGGGGCCGCCCTGACCAAGCGCTTTGTGGAGGAAGATTGCCAAAACGTGTATGACGGTCGGGTCTATTACGCCAAGGATGCCTTCTCTGGCCTGTACGCCATGGAACTGATTATGGGTAAAGAGACCGCCCAAGGGGCCGGGGAACTTTCTCCACCCGCTGAACTGTCCAAAGTGCTGGTGGCGCCCGGCGGCGAACCTGTGTATCAAGCGGTGGGCGAAATCACCCTGGGCGGAAGCGGCCTCTCCGTGGATGATCCCGACTATTTGAAGCGCTGCCCGGAGATTCGGCTGGATGTGGATATCCCGCAACCGCCGTTCTGGGGCACTCGGGTGATCACTGAGCTTGACTTAACCGAAATTTATCCTTACCTGAATCAGCAAGCCCTGTTTTCGGGTCAATGGCAAGTCAAGCGGGGCAACCGCTCCGTCAGGGAGCATGAGGCCTTTGTGGCCGAAAAAATCGTGCCCATTCTGGACAGCCTGAAACGGCGGGTGATTGAGGAACGCTTGTTGTTGCCCAAGGTCATCTACGGCTTCTTCCCCTGCCAGTCGGAAGGAAACTCCCTGTTGGTCTATCGCCCGGAACCGTGGCAGGCAAACGGCACCCAAGCAATCTGGGAACGTTTTACCTTCCCCCGGGGCGGCCAGAAAAAACAATGTCTGGCCGATTTCTTCGCTCCGGTGGATTCTGGACGCATGGATGTGGTGGCCCTGCAAATAGTGACTATGGGCCAAGAGGCCTCTAAATACGCTTTGGACTTGTTCAACGCCAATAATTACAGCGATTACCTCTATTTCCACGGCTTTGGGGTGGAAATGGCCGAGGCGCTGGCCGAGTACTGGCATAAACGGGTGCGGGAAGAATGGGGCATTGCTGGACAGGATGCCGCCGACATCAAGCGCCTGTTCGCTCAAGGCTATCAAGGTTCTCGTTACAGCCCGGGATACCCGGCCTGTCCCAATCTGGAAGATCAAACCCACTTTTTCTCATTGCTAGCGCCAGAGCGCATTGGCATCGAACTCAGCGAAGAGTTCATGCTGGAGCCGGAGCAGTCCACCTCGGCGCTCATTGTTCATCATCCGCAAGCCCGCTACTTCGACGTGCGCTGA